The genomic DNA TCGACCGTTGAGTGGAATCCCGAATATAAGTTCCTCGCAACATGGCGGCGTGACATGGCTGCGTGAGTACTGGCTTTCTTCATCTTTATGTCGACCTGGAACTCATTTATTACTCATTGAAGCATGCCGGATCAAGGTTTAAGTGCAAAAGAATTACGAAGAATTTGGAATGATGAATTTCTACCAAGTATAAGACGTGAAATTAAAACCGAGATACTTGAACTCAAATCGAGCATCAAAGCACTAACTGAGAGATGTAACGAGTTAGAGAAGTCTCAAGATTTTGTCTCCAAGAAATATGACACTGTCATAGCTGCTCTCCAAAGTGTTAAAAGCGAAATATCTAACCTCGATAAAAAACATACAACGATTGTAAATTCGCTTGAGGAGAAACTCGGAGAGCTGGCGGGGACAATCGACAGACAAGATCAGTCATTGTATCGGGTCGAGAGCGCTCTTGATGAGACTCAACAGTATCTGAGGAGAGATTGTTTAGAAATCAACGGCGTACCGATCTCATCGTATGAAAACCCCAATCAACTTGTGAAAGAAGTTGGCTTGCTCGCTGGTGTTGAAATTGATGATCGCCATATTGCCGCCGCGCATAAACTCCCAGACTCAAAGAATGTAAAAAATCGTCTCATTGTGAAATTTATTCAGAGAGATAAGAGGGAAGAACTGTACAAGCATCGGAAGAACCTGGTAGGAAAAAACATCAGCCACCTGCCCTCAGTTGAAGATGGGAATGGCAAGATCTTTATTAATGAATCCTTGACTAGTTATCGCAAGAGGCTCTTTGGTCGCATAAGGGAGTAcaagagaaataacaatttgaaATACCTGTGGACAAGCAACGGTAAAATTATGCTGAAAGTGAATGATACGTCCCCCACACAAGCCTTTGTGACACACGAACAATTTGAGGATTATCTCGACCAGATAAGCAATCATTGAATTACTAC from Montipora capricornis isolate CH-2021 chromosome 2, ASM3666992v2, whole genome shotgun sequence includes the following:
- the LOC138029078 gene encoding uncharacterized protein; protein product: MPDQGLSAKELRRIWNDEFLPSIRREIKTEILELKSSIKALTERCNELEKSQDFVSKKYDTVIAALQSVKSEISNLDKKHTTIVNSLEEKLGELAGTIDRQDQSLYRVESALDETQQYLRRDCLEINGVPISSYENPNQLVKEVGLLAGVEIDDRHIAAAHKLPDSKNVKNRLIVKFIQRDKREELYKHRKNLVGKNISHLPSVEDGNGKIFINESLTSYRKRLFGRIREYKRNNNLKYLWTSNGKIMLKVNDTSPTQAFVTHEQFEDYLDQISNH